Proteins encoded together in one Schumannella luteola window:
- the guaA gene encoding glutamine-hydrolyzing GMP synthase, translating to MTDPTPAAPTEQRPVLVVDFGAQYAQLIARRVREAGVYSEIVPHTATAAEIAAKSPVGIILSGGPSSVYEEGAPALDAGVFDLGVPTLGICYGFQVMAQTLGGEVANTGLREYGATDATLVTAGTLLDGQPAEQNVWMSHGDQVSRAPEGFEVLARTEHTPVAAFADDARRFYGVQWHPEVKHSDHGQRVIENFLHKAAGLPADWNSGNVIAEQVERIRAQVGTGRVLSALSGGVDSAVSTALVHEAVGDQLVAVFVDHGLLRQGEREQVENDYVASTGVRLVTVDARQQFLDALAGVSDPEQKRKIIGREFIRSFEKVQAELVAEAAADGEPIRFLVQGTLYPDVVESGGGAGTANIKSHHNVGGLPEDLQFELVEPLRTLFKDEVRAIGRELGLPEEIVGRQPFPGPGLGIRIVGEVTADRLEILREADAIARAELTKAGLDNEIWQCPVVLLADVRSVGVQGDGRTYGHPIVLRPVSSEDAMTADWTRLPYDVLARISNRITNEVREVNRVVLDVTSKPPGTIEWE from the coding sequence GTGACCGACCCCACCCCCGCGGCGCCGACCGAGCAGCGCCCCGTCCTCGTCGTCGACTTCGGCGCTCAGTACGCCCAGCTGATCGCCCGCCGCGTGCGCGAGGCCGGCGTCTACAGCGAGATCGTGCCGCACACCGCGACCGCCGCCGAGATCGCGGCGAAGAGCCCGGTCGGCATCATCCTCTCCGGCGGTCCGTCGTCGGTCTACGAGGAGGGCGCGCCCGCACTCGACGCCGGCGTCTTCGACCTCGGCGTGCCGACGCTGGGCATCTGCTACGGCTTCCAGGTCATGGCGCAGACGCTCGGCGGCGAGGTCGCCAACACCGGTCTGCGCGAATACGGCGCGACCGACGCGACCCTCGTGACCGCGGGCACGCTGCTCGACGGCCAGCCGGCCGAGCAGAACGTGTGGATGAGCCACGGCGACCAGGTCTCGCGCGCCCCCGAGGGCTTCGAGGTGCTCGCCCGCACCGAGCACACCCCCGTCGCCGCCTTCGCCGACGACGCCCGCCGCTTCTACGGCGTGCAGTGGCACCCCGAGGTCAAGCACTCCGACCACGGCCAGCGCGTCATCGAGAACTTCCTGCACAAGGCCGCCGGGCTGCCCGCCGACTGGAACAGCGGCAACGTCATCGCCGAGCAGGTCGAGCGCATCCGCGCCCAGGTCGGCACCGGCCGCGTGCTCTCCGCGCTCTCCGGCGGCGTCGACTCGGCCGTCTCGACCGCGCTCGTGCACGAGGCCGTCGGCGACCAGCTCGTCGCCGTCTTCGTCGATCACGGCCTGCTGCGCCAGGGCGAGCGCGAGCAGGTCGAGAACGACTACGTCGCCTCGACCGGCGTGCGCCTGGTCACGGTGGATGCGCGCCAGCAGTTCCTCGACGCCCTCGCCGGCGTGAGCGACCCCGAGCAGAAGCGCAAGATCATCGGCCGAGAGTTCATCCGCTCCTTCGAGAAGGTGCAGGCCGAGCTGGTCGCCGAGGCCGCCGCCGACGGCGAGCCGATCCGCTTCCTCGTGCAGGGCACGCTCTACCCGGATGTGGTGGAGTCGGGCGGCGGCGCCGGCACCGCGAACATCAAGAGCCACCACAACGTGGGCGGGCTGCCGGAAGACCTGCAGTTCGAGCTCGTCGAGCCGCTGCGCACCCTCTTCAAGGACGAGGTGCGCGCGATCGGCCGCGAGCTGGGTCTGCCCGAAGAGATCGTCGGGCGACAGCCGTTCCCCGGGCCCGGCCTCGGCATCCGCATCGTCGGCGAGGTCACGGCGGACCGTCTCGAGATCCTGCGCGAAGCCGATGCGATCGCCCGCGCCGAGCTCACGAAGGCCGGTCTCGACAACGAGATCTGGCAGTGCCCGGTCGTGCTGCTCGCGGACGTGCGCTCGGTGGGCGTGCAGGGCGACGGCCGCACCTACGGCCACCCGATCGTGCTGCGTCCCGTCTCGAGCGAGGACGCGATGACGGCCGACTGGACGCGTCTGCCCTACGACGTGCTGGCCCGCATCTCGAACCGCATCACGAACGAGGTGCGCGAGGTCAACCGCGTCGTGCTCGACGTCACGTCGAAGCCGCCGGGAACGATCGAGTGGGAGTGA
- a CDS encoding DUF3817 domain-containing protein: MPLGPRPSDIPRLRLAVKIYKVSSVITGTMLLLLGVVTAIRWGWGYDVYAGGPRGFFLAAPHSPGGTDLTTIILIAHGWFYVLYVGLDFVLWRFSRFSFGRFLFIAAGGVIPLLSFFLERRVPRQIEAIIQKAEAEHRARAGASDSTGSADNPGSSNSTGSSDNTVETNA; encoded by the coding sequence ATGCCTCTCGGCCCCCGCCCCTCCGACATCCCGCGGCTGCGTCTGGCGGTCAAGATCTACAAGGTGTCGTCGGTCATCACCGGCACCATGCTGCTGCTGCTCGGCGTCGTGACCGCGATCCGCTGGGGATGGGGCTACGACGTCTACGCGGGCGGCCCGCGCGGCTTCTTCCTCGCCGCCCCGCACAGCCCCGGCGGCACCGATCTGACCACGATCATCCTCATCGCGCACGGCTGGTTCTACGTGCTCTACGTGGGCCTCGATTTCGTGCTCTGGCGCTTCTCGCGCTTCAGCTTCGGGCGCTTCCTGTTCATCGCGGCCGGCGGCGTCATCCCGCTGCTGTCGTTCTTCCTCGAGCGCCGCGTCCCGCGCCAGATCGAGGCCATCATCCAGAAGGCCGAAGCCGAGCACCGCGCTCGCGCCGGCGCCTCCGACAGCACCGGCTCAGCCGACAACCCCGGCTCATCCAACAGCACAGGATCGTCCGATAACACCGTGGAGACCAACGCGTGA
- a CDS encoding SURF1 family protein → MATSDERPAFDGRRWWRIARTPRWIGALLLVMAIAATFAALAQWQLGRAVLTATTEKLDTEKTLPLSQIDRPQTAVTGDEAGRRVSVSGALVPGDTVVLSDRVRVGTAGEVDGQTGFWVVGHLVDDSGDSLAVALGWTATRAAAEKAAADVDAAPRSIHGRYLPGEAPTEDEFEEGQRSALAPSALINEWAEVGPVYGGYVVDDDPLAGTREIVAPPPQQDAALNVLNIFYAIEWVIFAGFAFYLWYRLVRDAMEREILAEQEAAEALGEAPSASSSAAASGADRAASEPSSRP, encoded by the coding sequence ATGGCGACGAGCGACGAGCGCCCCGCCTTCGACGGCCGGCGCTGGTGGAGGATCGCGCGCACCCCGCGCTGGATCGGCGCGCTGCTGCTGGTCATGGCGATCGCCGCGACCTTCGCCGCGCTCGCCCAGTGGCAGCTCGGCCGCGCCGTGCTCACGGCCACGACCGAGAAGCTCGACACCGAGAAGACGCTGCCGCTCTCGCAGATCGACCGCCCGCAGACGGCGGTGACCGGAGACGAAGCGGGCCGCCGCGTGAGCGTCAGCGGCGCGCTCGTGCCCGGCGACACGGTCGTGCTCAGCGACCGCGTGCGTGTCGGCACCGCGGGCGAGGTGGATGGGCAGACCGGCTTCTGGGTCGTCGGCCACCTCGTCGACGACTCCGGCGACTCCCTCGCCGTCGCGCTCGGCTGGACCGCCACCCGTGCCGCCGCCGAGAAGGCCGCCGCCGACGTCGATGCCGCGCCGCGCAGCATCCACGGCCGGTACCTGCCGGGTGAGGCGCCGACCGAGGACGAGTTCGAGGAGGGGCAGCGCTCAGCTCTCGCGCCCTCGGCGCTCATCAACGAGTGGGCCGAGGTCGGTCCGGTCTACGGCGGCTACGTCGTCGACGACGATCCCCTCGCGGGCACCCGCGAGATCGTCGCTCCGCCGCCCCAGCAGGATGCGGCGCTCAACGTGCTGAACATCTTCTACGCGATCGAGTGGGTCATCTTCGCCGGCTTCGCGTTCTACCTCTGGTACCGCCTCGTGCGCGACGCGATGGAGCGCGAGATCCTCGCCGAGCAGGAGGCCGCGGAGGCGTTGGGAGAGGCTCCGTCGGCGTCGTCGTCGGCTGCCGCGTCGGGCGCCGACCGGGCGGCGAGCGAGCCCTCGAGCCGCCCGTAG
- a CDS encoding cation:proton antiporter, which produces MHSVGGELLVLGILFVLAWGLGRLGKLIGLPAIPIYMVVGVLASPNTHFFPLAFEAADVELVATFGLIFLLFNLGLEFDQDEFFGNAGKLALSGGVRILANMGAGFAFGMWVGWGTREALIIAGMTAVSSSAIVTKLLIELRRLANRETPMILGIAVLEDIFVAAYLAIVGVVVGGETDLGAIVLKLAISFGFLVVMFTVARWGGRIVSRIVQTRDDELFTILFFGLAVAFGGIGELLGVSDAIGAFLIGLVLGATRFRARIEQFALPMRDVFAAFFFLNFGLALDVRQFGGVLVPVLVAVVMTLIINTASGQLIARFNKLTPAEGLNASAMLQNRGEFALILATLAAGAGLDERLQPFAGLYVLIMAVVGPILSVNSEKIGAAIFRVRPKVAKRADAGRDLELAIAEAAMEGQEPETDAIDDEPTIDGQYLDDETPLQAPRSATVEQAESAGGRADAATRQGGDGDAAEATAEAEARRTSDDPAAARARERENALRLAEQAMQQSDGDAPARRRERDPEY; this is translated from the coding sequence GTGCACTCCGTCGGCGGAGAGCTGCTGGTCCTCGGCATCCTCTTCGTCCTCGCCTGGGGTCTCGGGCGGCTCGGCAAGCTGATCGGCCTGCCGGCCATCCCGATCTACATGGTCGTCGGCGTGCTCGCGAGCCCGAACACCCACTTCTTCCCGCTCGCCTTCGAGGCGGCCGACGTCGAGCTGGTCGCGACCTTCGGCCTGATCTTCCTGCTGTTCAACCTCGGTCTCGAGTTCGATCAAGACGAGTTCTTCGGCAACGCGGGCAAGCTCGCGCTCTCGGGCGGGGTGCGCATCCTCGCCAACATGGGCGCCGGCTTCGCCTTCGGCATGTGGGTCGGATGGGGTACGCGCGAGGCGCTCATCATCGCCGGCATGACGGCGGTGTCGTCGAGCGCGATCGTGACGAAGCTGCTGATCGAGCTGCGTCGACTGGCCAACCGCGAGACCCCGATGATCCTGGGCATCGCGGTGCTCGAGGACATCTTCGTCGCCGCCTACCTCGCGATCGTCGGGGTCGTCGTCGGCGGCGAGACCGACCTCGGCGCGATTGTGCTGAAGCTGGCGATCTCGTTCGGCTTCCTCGTGGTGATGTTCACGGTGGCGCGCTGGGGCGGCCGGATCGTCTCGCGCATCGTGCAGACCCGCGACGACGAGCTGTTCACGATCCTGTTCTTCGGCCTCGCGGTCGCCTTCGGCGGCATCGGCGAGCTGCTCGGCGTCTCGGACGCCATCGGCGCCTTCCTGATCGGCCTCGTGCTCGGAGCGACCCGGTTCCGGGCGCGCATCGAGCAGTTCGCGCTGCCGATGCGCGACGTCTTCGCGGCCTTCTTCTTCCTCAACTTCGGTCTCGCGCTCGATGTGCGCCAGTTCGGCGGCGTGCTCGTGCCGGTGCTCGTCGCGGTCGTGATGACCCTGATCATCAACACGGCGAGCGGGCAGCTGATCGCGCGCTTCAACAAGCTGACACCCGCCGAGGGGCTCAACGCGAGCGCCATGCTGCAGAACCGTGGCGAGTTCGCGCTCATCCTCGCGACCCTGGCGGCCGGGGCCGGGCTGGATGAGCGGCTGCAGCCCTTCGCGGGTCTCTACGTGCTGATCATGGCCGTGGTCGGTCCGATCCTGTCGGTCAACAGCGAGAAGATCGGCGCCGCGATCTTCCGGGTGCGCCCGAAGGTCGCGAAGCGAGCGGATGCGGGGCGCGACCTCGAGCTCGCGATCGCCGAGGCCGCGATGGAGGGGCAGGAACCCGAGACCGACGCCATCGACGACGAGCCCACGATCGACGGGCAGTACCTCGACGACGAGACGCCGCTGCAGGCGCCGCGCTCGGCGACGGTCGAGCAGGCGGAGAGCGCGGGCGGCCGCGCGGATGCGGCGACGCGCCAGGGCGGCGACGGCGACGCGGCGGAGGCGACCGCGGAGGCCGAGGCCCGTCGCACCTCCGACGACCCCGCCGCCGCACGGGCACGCGAGCGCGAGAACGCGCTGCGGCTCGCCGAGCAGGCGATGCAGCAGAGCGACGGCGACGCCCCCGCCCGCCGCCGCGAGAGGGACCCGGAGTACTGA
- a CDS encoding cation:proton antiporter regulatory subunit, translating to MVDVRRVKLPGVGVLHTFVTDDGGKVGVITHRSGHSDLITFSDAGDGADAAKVSLRLDEDEAHTLAELLGGTRITESLSALETLPGLSIDWFTVDYDHHIAGQQLGSLATRGLVGLTVVAVVRGESANPAPADDFKVFPGDTLVVAGSPEKVAKAFNFYRTGELTPKVAADAGA from the coding sequence ATGGTCGATGTCCGACGGGTCAAGCTCCCGGGGGTCGGCGTGCTCCACACCTTCGTCACGGATGACGGCGGCAAGGTCGGCGTGATCACGCACCGCTCCGGGCACAGCGACCTCATCACGTTCTCCGACGCCGGCGACGGCGCCGACGCCGCCAAGGTGTCTCTGCGTCTCGACGAAGACGAGGCGCACACGCTCGCCGAGCTGCTCGGCGGCACCCGCATCACCGAGTCGCTCTCGGCGCTCGAGACCCTGCCCGGGCTCTCGATCGACTGGTTCACGGTCGACTACGACCACCACATCGCCGGGCAGCAGCTCGGCAGCCTCGCCACGCGCGGGCTCGTCGGCCTCACGGTCGTCGCGGTCGTGCGCGGCGAGTCGGCGAACCCGGCCCCGGCCGACGACTTCAAGGTCTTCCCCGGCGACACCCTCGTCGTCGCGGGCAGCCCCGAGAAGGTCGCGAAGGCCTTCAACTTCTATCGCACGGGGGAGCTGACGCCCAAGGTCGCCGCCGACGCCGGAGCGTAG
- a CDS encoding glycerol-3-phosphate dehydrogenase/oxidase, translating into MARKSVTRSTKLGPEERAAAIASMRDRELDILVVGGGIVGTGSALDAVTRGLRTGLLEARDFASGTSSRSSKLVHGGIRYLEQLDFGLVREALIERGLLLQRIAPHLVKPVRFLYPLTKPVFERFYIGAGMLLYDAFSWSGGRPPGVPHHRHLSKRQLAKAMPGLDKDAFIGGLTYYDAQVDDARYVANLARTASFYGAHVAPRVRVEGFLKVGERVVGVQALDVESGERFEIHAKQVVNATGVWTDDTQAMVGARGGFKVRASKGVHLVVPRDRFQSKIGMILRTEKSVLFVIPWGRHWLIGTTDTDWNLDKAHPAATAADIDYLLEHVNQVLAVKLTREDVEGVYAGLRPLLAGESEQTSKLSREHLVAHSVPGLVVIAGGKWTTYRVMAKDAIDEAVAALDGRWSESVTQDIGLLGAEGYQAAWNKRARIARAFDVHRVRVEHLLNRYGVLTDEVLELIKERPELAEAVPGADDYIQAELVYAASHEGALHLEDVLARRTRISIEAWDRGVSAAPVAAALMGEVLGWDADRIQEEIENYLRRVAAERASQLEPDDAAADRVRLEAPDISTILAELPSAADAPVATAPKPGSAKSAASRTTRAPRTGRTPQAKRPAAGEGPR; encoded by the coding sequence ATGGCCCGCAAGTCCGTGACCCGATCCACCAAGCTCGGTCCCGAGGAGCGCGCCGCGGCGATCGCCTCGATGCGCGATCGCGAGCTCGACATCCTCGTCGTCGGCGGCGGCATCGTCGGCACGGGCTCCGCGCTCGACGCCGTCACCCGCGGCCTGCGCACGGGCCTGCTCGAGGCTCGCGACTTCGCCTCGGGCACCTCGAGCCGCTCGTCGAAGCTCGTGCACGGCGGCATCCGCTACCTCGAGCAGCTCGACTTCGGGCTCGTGCGCGAGGCGCTCATCGAACGCGGCCTGCTGCTGCAGCGCATCGCCCCGCATCTGGTGAAGCCCGTGCGCTTCCTCTACCCGCTCACCAAGCCGGTGTTCGAGCGCTTCTACATCGGCGCGGGCATGCTGCTCTACGACGCCTTCTCGTGGAGCGGCGGCCGCCCGCCCGGCGTGCCGCACCACCGCCACCTGTCGAAGCGCCAGCTCGCCAAGGCGATGCCCGGCCTCGACAAGGACGCCTTCATCGGCGGGCTCACCTACTACGACGCGCAGGTCGACGACGCGCGCTACGTCGCGAACCTGGCGCGCACGGCCTCCTTCTACGGCGCGCATGTCGCACCCCGCGTGCGGGTCGAGGGCTTCCTCAAGGTCGGCGAGCGCGTCGTCGGCGTGCAGGCGCTGGATGTGGAGTCGGGGGAGCGCTTCGAGATCCACGCCAAGCAGGTCGTCAACGCGACCGGCGTCTGGACCGACGACACTCAGGCGATGGTCGGCGCCCGCGGCGGCTTCAAGGTGCGCGCGTCGAAGGGCGTGCACCTGGTCGTGCCGCGCGACCGCTTCCAGTCGAAGATCGGCATGATCCTGCGCACCGAGAAGAGCGTGCTCTTCGTCATCCCGTGGGGTCGGCACTGGCTGATCGGCACGACCGACACCGACTGGAACCTCGACAAGGCGCACCCGGCCGCGACCGCCGCCGACATCGACTACCTGCTCGAGCACGTCAACCAGGTGCTCGCCGTGAAGCTGACGCGCGAGGATGTCGAGGGCGTCTACGCGGGACTCCGCCCGCTGCTCGCGGGCGAGAGCGAGCAGACCTCGAAGCTCAGCCGCGAGCATCTCGTCGCGCACTCGGTGCCCGGTCTCGTCGTGATCGCCGGCGGCAAATGGACGACCTACCGCGTCATGGCGAAGGACGCGATCGACGAGGCCGTCGCCGCGCTCGACGGCAGGTGGTCGGAGAGCGTGACGCAGGACATCGGCCTGCTCGGCGCCGAGGGCTACCAGGCCGCCTGGAACAAGCGCGCCCGCATCGCCCGCGCCTTCGACGTGCACCGCGTGCGGGTCGAGCACCTGCTCAACCGCTACGGCGTGCTGACCGACGAGGTGCTCGAGCTGATCAAGGAGCGCCCCGAGCTGGCCGAGGCGGTGCCGGGCGCCGACGACTACATCCAGGCCGAGCTCGTCTACGCCGCCAGCCACGAGGGCGCGCTGCACCTCGAGGACGTGCTCGCGCGTCGCACCCGCATCTCGATCGAGGCCTGGGATCGCGGCGTGAGCGCCGCCCCCGTCGCCGCCGCGCTGATGGGCGAGGTGCTCGGCTGGGATGCGGACCGCATCCAGGAGGAGATCGAGAACTACCTGCGCCGCGTCGCCGCCGAGCGGGCGAGCCAGCTCGAGCCCGACGACGCCGCGGCCGACCGGGTGCGCCTCGAGGCGCCCGACATCTCGACGATCCTCGCCGAGCTGCCGAGCGCGGCGGATGCGCCGGTCGCGACCGCGCCGAAGCCCGGCAGCGCGAAGTCGGCCGCCTCGCGCACGACCCGCGCACCGCGCACGGGACGTACGCCGCAGGCGAAGCGTCCGGCCGCGGGGGAGGGGCCTCGGTAG
- a CDS encoding GuaB3 family IMP dehydrogenase-related protein: MTDIEIGRSKRARRAYAFDDIAVVPSRRTRDPQDVSVSWTIDAFTFEIPVLAAPMDSVVSPDTAIAIGRHGGLGVLDLEGVWTRYEDPTAVLAEIATLPAESATQRMQQIYAEPIKPELIKARLAEIRAAGVPVAGALSPQRTQEHYQAVVDAGVDLFVIRGTTVSAEHVSKTVEPLNLKKFIYELDVPVIVGGAATYTAALHLMRTGAAGVLVGFGGGAASTTRSALGIHAPMATAVADVAGARRDYLDESGGRYVHVIADGGLGTSGDIVKAISVGADAVMLGSTLARAEEAPGAGFHWGAEAHHGELPRGNRVEVGTLAPLEQLLFGPSTAADGRTNLIGALRRSMATTGYSDLKEFQRVEVVVAPYAQG; encoded by the coding sequence GTGACTGACATCGAGATCGGCCGGTCAAAGCGAGCCCGACGCGCGTACGCCTTCGACGACATCGCCGTCGTTCCCAGCCGGCGCACCCGCGACCCGCAGGACGTCAGCGTGAGCTGGACGATCGACGCCTTCACCTTCGAGATCCCGGTGCTGGCCGCGCCGATGGACTCGGTGGTCAGCCCCGACACGGCGATCGCGATCGGACGCCACGGCGGTCTCGGCGTGCTCGACCTCGAGGGCGTCTGGACCCGCTACGAAGACCCGACCGCGGTGCTCGCCGAGATCGCGACGCTGCCGGCCGAGTCGGCGACGCAGCGCATGCAGCAGATCTACGCCGAGCCGATCAAGCCCGAGCTGATCAAGGCCCGCCTCGCCGAGATCCGCGCCGCAGGCGTGCCGGTCGCCGGCGCCCTCAGCCCGCAGCGCACGCAGGAGCACTACCAGGCGGTCGTGGATGCGGGCGTCGACCTCTTCGTCATCCGCGGCACCACGGTCAGCGCCGAGCACGTCTCCAAGACGGTCGAGCCGCTCAACCTGAAGAAGTTCATCTACGAGCTGGATGTGCCGGTCATCGTCGGCGGCGCGGCCACCTACACGGCGGCGCTGCACCTCATGCGCACCGGCGCGGCCGGCGTGCTCGTCGGCTTCGGCGGGGGAGCGGCGTCGACGACCCGCTCGGCCCTCGGCATCCACGCGCCCATGGCCACCGCGGTGGCGGATGTCGCCGGCGCGCGCCGCGACTACCTCGACGAGTCGGGCGGTCGCTACGTGCACGTGATCGCCGACGGCGGCCTCGGCACCTCGGGCGACATCGTCAAGGCGATCTCGGTCGGCGCCGACGCCGTCATGCTCGGCTCGACCCTGGCCCGCGCCGAGGAGGCGCCCGGCGCCGGCTTCCACTGGGGCGCCGAGGCGCACCACGGCGAACTGCCGCGCGGCAACCGGGTCGAGGTCGGCACGCTGGCGCCGCTCGAGCAGCTGCTGTTCGGGCCGTCGACGGCGGCCGACGGCCGCACGAACCTGATCGGCGCGCTGCGCCGCTCGATGGCGACGACGGGCTACTCCGACCTCAAGGAGTTCCAGCGCGTCGAGGTCGTCGTCGCGCCCTACGCCCAGGGCTGA
- a CDS encoding carboxypeptidase-like regulatory domain-containing protein, with amino-acid sequence MGRTGFLGRTLGVTAVAAALLATTALSAQAAPGQRAGKYATITTAPAAVTLAPGFPDATFTTTAPPPSTPVSATIGASTPPGQLYGTSSGSSYLSFGPVSNSVPSTTTFAFAAPTPVSGWSFILGDVDAESITISATGPGGALTGAQLGFQGGFNYASTPAAITSFDPASGVLTGVLSPTGQDTNGAAGWFSPSVPITSLSITSTRIDGSPLAQLWFVGHTASLAGNVTDATGAPVPGATVVVSDSAGAPLPGAPTATTDANGAFEILELFPQPVTLVATGPGRQDGPALTVTPTPNGDGQPVFSTAAAVRAGDPVVVTPPTAPPTGSAPAATAPELAATGVTAPPWLIIGAGAAVLIGAALAVTAGVLRRHRR; translated from the coding sequence ATGGGGCGCACGGGGTTTCTGGGACGAACGCTCGGCGTCACCGCGGTCGCCGCGGCGCTGCTGGCCACGACCGCGCTCAGCGCGCAGGCGGCACCGGGGCAGCGCGCCGGCAAGTACGCCACCATCACGACCGCTCCCGCTGCGGTCACCCTCGCTCCCGGCTTCCCCGACGCGACGTTCACGACGACCGCCCCGCCGCCGTCGACTCCCGTCAGCGCGACCATCGGGGCGAGCACTCCGCCGGGTCAGCTCTACGGCACCTCGTCGGGCAGCAGCTACCTCAGCTTCGGTCCGGTCTCGAACTCCGTGCCCTCGACCACGACCTTCGCTTTCGCCGCACCGACTCCGGTCTCGGGATGGTCGTTCATCCTCGGCGACGTGGATGCCGAATCGATCACGATCAGCGCGACCGGGCCCGGTGGGGCGCTGACCGGTGCGCAGCTCGGCTTCCAGGGCGGGTTCAACTACGCGAGCACGCCCGCCGCGATCACCTCGTTCGACCCGGCATCCGGCGTGCTGACCGGGGTGCTGTCGCCGACCGGACAGGACACGAACGGCGCCGCGGGCTGGTTCAGCCCCTCCGTGCCGATCACGAGCCTGTCGATCACGTCGACGCGCATCGACGGCTCGCCGCTCGCGCAGCTCTGGTTCGTCGGGCACACGGCGAGCCTGGCGGGCAACGTGACCGACGCGACGGGAGCGCCGGTGCCGGGGGCGACCGTCGTGGTCTCCGACTCCGCGGGTGCTCCGCTCCCGGGCGCCCCGACGGCGACGACCGACGCGAACGGCGCCTTCGAGATCCTCGAGCTGTTCCCGCAGCCGGTCACCCTCGTCGCGACCGGACCCGGACGCCAGGACGGCCCTGCGCTCACCGTGACCCCGACCCCGAACGGCGACGGGCAGCCGGTTTTCTCAACCGCGGCGGCCGTCCGGGCGGGCGACCCCGTCGTCGTCACGCCTCCGACCGCGCCGCCGACCGGCTCGGCGCCCGCCGCCACCGCGCCCGAGCTCGCCGCGACCGGCGTGACGGCGCCCCCGTGGCTGATCATCGGCGCCGGTGCCGCCGTGCTGATCGGAGCGGCGCTCGCCGTGACCGCGGGGGTGCTGCGTCGCCACCGCCGCTAG
- the guaB gene encoding IMP dehydrogenase, which yields MEQPDPFGFIGLTYDDVMLLPGYTDVIPSEASTRSRLTKRIDVAVPLLSAAMDTVTEARMAIAMARQGGIGILHRNMSIADQAAAVDKVKRSESGMITNPVTTSPEATVADVDALCGQYRVSGLPVVQNDGTLVGIITNRDMRFVAPFEHQTTLVRDVMTKAPLITAPVGIDPDEAIAIFAEHKIEKLPLVDEAGKLKGLITVKDFDKSEKYPDATKDEAGRLRVGAAIGFFGDAWQRATALLEAGVDVIVVDTANGHSAGVLDMVRRLKADPAFAGVDVIGGQAATREGAQALIDAGVDAVKVGVGPGSICTTRVVAGVGVPQVTAVYEASLAAREAGVPVIADGGLQYSGDIAKALVAGADTVMLGSLLAGTDESPGDLMYVGGKQYKNYRGMGSLGAMQTRGKKTSYSRDRYFQADVPSDEQLIPEGIEGRVAYKGALAATVYQLVGGLRQSMFYVGARTIPELKAQGKFVRITPAGLKESHPHDIQMTVEAPNYSR from the coding sequence ATGGAACAGCCCGATCCGTTCGGATTCATCGGTCTCACGTACGACGACGTCATGCTCCTGCCGGGCTACACCGACGTCATCCCGAGCGAGGCGTCGACGCGCTCGCGTCTGACCAAGCGGATCGACGTGGCGGTGCCGCTGCTCTCCGCCGCGATGGACACCGTGACCGAGGCCCGCATGGCGATCGCCATGGCGCGCCAGGGCGGCATCGGCATCCTGCACCGCAACATGTCGATCGCCGATCAGGCCGCCGCGGTCGACAAGGTCAAGCGCTCGGAGTCGGGCATGATCACCAACCCGGTCACGACCTCGCCCGAGGCGACCGTCGCCGACGTCGACGCGCTGTGCGGTCAGTACCGCGTCTCCGGCCTGCCGGTCGTGCAGAACGACGGCACCCTGGTCGGCATCATCACCAACCGCGACATGCGCTTCGTCGCCCCCTTCGAGCACCAGACCACGCTCGTGCGCGACGTCATGACGAAGGCCCCGCTCATCACCGCGCCGGTCGGCATCGACCCCGACGAGGCGATCGCGATCTTCGCCGAGCACAAGATCGAGAAGCTGCCGCTGGTGGATGAGGCGGGCAAGCTCAAGGGACTCATCACGGTCAAGGACTTCGACAAGAGCGAGAAGTACCCCGACGCCACGAAGGATGAGGCGGGCCGCCTGCGCGTCGGCGCCGCGATCGGCTTCTTCGGCGACGCCTGGCAGCGTGCCACCGCCCTGCTCGAGGCGGGCGTCGACGTGATCGTCGTCGACACCGCGAACGGCCACAGCGCCGGCGTGCTCGACATGGTGCGTCGCCTCAAGGCCGACCCGGCCTTCGCCGGCGTGGACGTCATCGGCGGCCAGGCCGCGACCCGCGAGGGCGCCCAGGCGCTCATCGACGCCGGCGTCGACGCCGTCAAGGTGGGCGTCGGTCCGGGCTCGATCTGCACCACCCGCGTCGTCGCCGGCGTCGGCGTGCCCCAGGTCACCGCCGTCTACGAGGCGTCGCTCGCGGCTCGCGAAGCCGGTGTCCCGGTCATCGCCGATGGCGGTCTGCAGTACTCGGGCGACATCGCGAAGGCGCTCGTCGCCGGCGCCGACACGGTCATGCTCGGCTCGCTGCTCGCCGGAACCGACGAGAGCCCCGGCGACCTCATGTACGTCGGCGGCAAGCAGTACAAGAACTACCGCGGCATGGGCTCGCTCGGCGCGATGCAGACCCGCGGCAAGAAGACCTCGTACTCGCGCGACCGCTACTTCCAGGCGGATGTGCCGAGCGACGAGCAGCTCATCCCCGAGGGCATCGAGGGCCGCGTCGCCTACAAGGGCGCGCTCGCCGCGACCGTCTACCAGCTCGTCGGGGGCCTGCGTCAGTCGATGTTCTACGTCGGCGCCCGCACGATCCCCGAGCTCAAGGCGCAGGGCAAGTTCGTGCGCATCACGCCCGCCGGGCTCAAGGAGTCGCACCCGCACGACATCCAGATGACCGTCGAGGCCCCGAACTACTCGCGCTGA